The genomic stretch GGCCGCCGCGCAGGCGCTTGTCGCGGCCGGTGGCGAGGGTGACGGTGGGATGCATGCGTACTCTTGCGGTTACGGAATTCAGTCGCCGGCAGCCAGGCTGTCGCGGCGCGGATCGGCGCCGCCCAGCAGCGTGCCGTCGGACAGTATCTTTATCGCCTGCAGCCCGCTGACCAGCAGGCCGCGCTCCACCTTGTGGCCGCGCGCCGCCAGCGAGCTGGCCAGCGCATCGGCATCGGCGCGGCGCTCGATCTCGCTGGGGCCGTTGCGGTTGGAAATGTTCGGCAGCTCGATGGCGGCCTGCGGGTCAAGGCCCCAATCGACCACGCCGACAATCGTCTTCAGCACGTAATTGATGATCTGGCTGCCGCCCGGCGAGCCGGTCACGAATTCCAGCCGGCCGTCCTTGCCGAACACCAGCGTCGGCGACATGGAACTGCGCGAGCGCTTGCCGCCCTCCACCCGGTTGGCGACCGGCACCCCGTCCGCCTCAGGCCGGAAGGAGAAATCTGTCAGCTCATTGTTCAACAGGAAGCCGCGCACCATCAGGCGGGAGCCGAACTCCGCCTCGATGGTGGTGGTCATGGAGAGCGCGTTGCCCGCGCCATCGACGATGGAGAGGTGGCTGGTCGCCGGCAGCTGCAGCGAGGCATCGGGCGCGAAATCCTGCGTACGCTTGCGCGGCACGTCGCCCGCCTCCGCCTTTTCGCCGGTGCTGCTGGCGACATCGATCAGCCGCGCGCGGCTGGCGAGATAGGCGCGGTCCAGCAGCCCCGCCACCGGCACATCCACGAAATCGCTGTCGGCGATATAGAGGTTGCGGTCGGCATAGGCCAGCCGCTGCGCCTCCAGCATCCAGTGCGCCGCATTGCTGGACAGCCGCTTCTCGTTCGGCAGGTCGAAGCGCTCCAGCATGGCCAGCACCATCAGCACGGTGATGCCGCCACTGCTGGGCGGTCCCATGCCGCAGACCGTCCGCGCGCGGTAGCTGCCGCACACCGCCGGACGTTCCTTCGCCTCATAGCCGGCGAGGTCGGCCAGGGTCATGTCCCCGGGATTGCGCGGCGCACCGGTAACCGTGGCCACGATATCCTCCGCGATGGCGCCACTGTAGAAGGCCTTCGCACCGTCCGCCGCGAGGATGCGCATCGTGTCGGCCAGCGCCGGGTTGCGCAGCCGCTCGCCCTGCTTCCAGGGGGTGCCGTCCGGCTTGTAGAAATAGGCGCGCGCCGTGTCCTGCGTCAGGTGCTTCTCGCGGATCAGCGCCCGCCCCAGGCGCGGCGGCACCGGGAAGCCCTCCTCGGCCAGGCGGATGGCGTCCTCGAACAGGCTGGCCCAGGGCAGCTTGCCATGCTTGCGATGCGCCAGCTCCAGCACCCGCATCGTGCCCGGCACGCCGACCGAGCGGCCGCCGACCACCGCCTCGAAATAGGAGAGTGGCTTGCCGTCCTTATCCAGAAAGCGGTCGGGCTTTGCGGCCGCCGGCGCCGTCTCCCGCCCGTCATAGCTGGTGGTGCGGCCCGCCTTCTTGTCGAAATGCACCAGGAAGGCGCCGCCGCCAATGCCGGAGGATTGC from Oceanibaculum indicum P24 encodes the following:
- the ggt gene encoding gamma-glutamyltransferase; its protein translation is MRRLLIACLALLAFLPAAQAAEPARATKYMAVTANPMATEAALKALRAGGSAIDAAIAAQMVLTLVEPQSSGIGGGAFLVHFDKKAGRTTSYDGRETAPAAAKPDRFLDKDGKPLSYFEAVVGGRSVGVPGTMRVLELAHRKHGKLPWASLFEDAIRLAEEGFPVPPRLGRALIREKHLTQDTARAYFYKPDGTPWKQGERLRNPALADTMRILAADGAKAFYSGAIAEDIVATVTGAPRNPGDMTLADLAGYEAKERPAVCGSYRARTVCGMGPPSSGGITVLMVLAMLERFDLPNEKRLSSNAAHWMLEAQRLAYADRNLYIADSDFVDVPVAGLLDRAYLASRARLIDVASSTGEKAEAGDVPRKRTQDFAPDASLQLPATSHLSIVDGAGNALSMTTTIEAEFGSRLMVRGFLLNNELTDFSFRPEADGVPVANRVEGGKRSRSSMSPTLVFGKDGRLEFVTGSPGGSQIINYVLKTIVGVVDWGLDPQAAIELPNISNRNGPSEIERRADADALASSLAARGHKVERGLLVSGLQAIKILSDGTLLGGADPRRDSLAAGD